Proteins encoded within one genomic window of Halodesulfurarchaeum formicicum:
- a CDS encoding bacterio-opsin activator domain-containing protein, with the protein MFPLDGLVILTSIGLRLIGLGYSVYLLYQVEDRRFGFFTLMLGLMASRQILSYQTGTSGIDELPGLVVSVLAVLTVYYLSEYVEQEQTIRETIEATNDRLRTFEKAIEHAGHAIFITEPDGTVTYANRAVESVTGYTRGEVIGRDPSMWKSGYHDPAFYREMWETIEAGSIWEGQIVNETKSGAEVWVDMTIAPIVGDSGAVEKYVAVDTDITDRRERKEQITEQKERLATLNRTNEVLRDINRELVEADSRADIETAVVEQFANSDQYAFACLSDQAVDAEMIRPRAKAGIDDTDMEELIAAINDLEGADPLRTAARTGTVQISSCADPEAEWCDPWLDRGYRATVAIPLTYGDRQYGVLCIGTEAGDAFEDIETAVFAELGETIGYAINAVESKEALLTDSVTEIEFQVTDPSYFPVALTADGGSMELTWMTPGTGDTLVQYFTVTGLQPEAIREYVAGTPSLTAVDILTEDDAELQVRFEVQESTLARPIGEAGGDLRHIEAADGRARLTVHLSPNANVRAVIEGLQTDHPSIELRARRETERPAPTAEEVRTTIEESLTDRQREALHTAFIAGFFDWPRENSGEEIAETMAISQSTFLQHLRTAQKKVFAVLLRDEPVR; encoded by the coding sequence GTGTTCCCGCTTGACGGCCTCGTCATCCTGACCTCGATCGGGCTCCGGCTTATCGGACTGGGGTACTCGGTCTACCTGTTGTATCAGGTCGAAGACCGCCGGTTCGGGTTCTTCACGTTAATGTTGGGGCTGATGGCATCACGACAGATCTTGAGCTATCAGACTGGTACCTCCGGCATCGACGAACTGCCAGGATTGGTCGTCAGCGTCCTCGCCGTGCTCACTGTCTACTACCTCTCGGAGTACGTCGAGCAGGAGCAAACGATCAGGGAGACGATCGAAGCGACCAACGACCGCCTCCGGACCTTCGAGAAAGCCATCGAACACGCGGGCCACGCGATTTTCATCACCGAGCCCGACGGCACGGTCACCTACGCGAACCGCGCCGTCGAATCGGTCACCGGGTACACCCGGGGCGAGGTCATCGGACGAGACCCCTCGATGTGGAAGTCGGGCTATCACGATCCAGCCTTCTACCGGGAGATGTGGGAGACGATCGAGGCGGGGTCGATCTGGGAGGGACAGATCGTTAACGAGACCAAATCCGGTGCGGAGGTCTGGGTCGATATGACGATCGCACCCATCGTCGGTGACTCGGGGGCCGTGGAGAAATACGTGGCCGTCGACACCGACATCACCGATCGGCGGGAACGCAAGGAGCAAATTACCGAGCAGAAAGAGCGCCTGGCGACCCTGAACCGGACAAACGAGGTCCTCAGAGACATCAATCGCGAACTGGTAGAGGCCGATAGCCGGGCGGACATCGAGACCGCCGTCGTCGAGCAGTTCGCCAACTCGGACCAGTATGCCTTCGCTTGCCTCTCCGATCAGGCCGTCGACGCCGAGATGATCCGCCCCCGGGCGAAAGCCGGAATCGACGACACAGACATGGAGGAGCTCATCGCGGCCATCAACGACCTCGAGGGCGCTGACCCGCTTCGGACGGCGGCCCGGACCGGAACCGTCCAGATCAGCAGCTGTGCGGACCCCGAGGCCGAGTGGTGTGACCCGTGGCTCGATCGGGGGTACCGGGCGACCGTCGCCATCCCACTCACCTACGGCGACCGCCAGTACGGCGTGCTCTGTATCGGGACCGAGGCGGGAGATGCGTTTGAGGACATCGAAACGGCCGTCTTCGCCGAACTGGGCGAGACGATCGGGTACGCGATCAACGCCGTCGAGAGCAAGGAGGCGCTCCTGACCGACAGTGTGACCGAGATCGAGTTCCAGGTGACCGACCCATCCTACTTCCCAGTGGCCCTGACAGCGGACGGCGGGTCGATGGAACTCACCTGGATGACCCCCGGGACTGGCGACACGCTCGTCCAGTACTTCACGGTCACGGGACTCCAACCCGAAGCGATACGGGAATACGTGGCTGGGACCCCCAGCCTAACGGCCGTCGACATCCTCACCGAGGACGATGCCGAGCTCCAGGTTCGCTTCGAGGTACAGGAGTCCACCCTCGCACGACCGATCGGTGAGGCGGGGGGCGACCTCCGACACATCGAGGCCGCCGACGGTCGCGCCCGGTTGACAGTTCACCTCTCGCCGAACGCGAACGTCCGGGCCGTGATCGAGGGACTCCAGACCGATCATCCGTCGATCGAACTGCGGGCCCGACGCGAGACCGAGCGTCCGGCGCCAACCGCCGAGGAAGTCCGGACGACCATCGAAGAGTCACTGACAGATCGACAGCGGGAGGCGTTGCATACGGCTTTCATCGCTGGGTTCTTCGACTGGCCGCGGGAGAACTCCGGCGAGGAGATCGCCGAGACGATGGCGATCTCCCAATCTACCTTCCTCCAGCATCTGCGGACGGCCCAGAAGAAAGTGTTTGCAGTCCTCTTGCGGGACGAACCGGTCCGTTAG
- the psmB gene encoding archaeal proteasome endopeptidase complex subunit beta has translation MNVEDPYEPELGSLPEWESAGGDTKHTETGTTSIGVTTADSVVIATDRRASLGGRVVSNKNVTKVEQVHDTAALTMVGSVGGAQSFIRSIRAEANLYEARRDKPMKIDALATLASNFLRGGPFFMINPILGGVDDTGPHVYSIDPAGGLSEDEYVVTGSGMQFAMGVLEQEYREDLSHEEGIEIAARAVQSASERDTASGNGITIAEVTTEGVEIHEHEDIDDVLGGA, from the coding sequence ATGAACGTCGAGGACCCCTACGAGCCCGAACTGGGGTCGCTGCCCGAATGGGAGTCGGCCGGTGGAGACACCAAACACACCGAGACCGGGACGACCTCGATCGGCGTCACTACCGCCGATTCGGTCGTGATCGCGACCGACCGGCGGGCGAGTCTCGGTGGCCGGGTCGTCTCGAACAAGAACGTGACCAAAGTCGAGCAGGTTCACGACACCGCGGCCCTGACCATGGTCGGCTCCGTCGGGGGCGCTCAGTCGTTCATCCGCTCGATCCGGGCCGAGGCGAACCTCTATGAGGCACGCCGGGACAAGCCGATGAAGATCGACGCCCTGGCGACGCTGGCCTCGAATTTCCTGCGTGGTGGCCCCTTCTTCATGATCAATCCCATCCTCGGTGGCGTGGACGACACCGGGCCACACGTCTACAGCATCGACCCGGCGGGCGGGCTCAGCGAGGACGAGTACGTCGTGACCGGCAGCGGCATGCAGTTCGCGATGGGTGTGCTCGAACAGGAGTACCGCGAGGATCTCTCCCACGAGGAAGGTATCGAGATCGCGGCCCGTGCCGTCCAGAGCGCGAGCGAGCGGGATACGGCCAGCGGCAACGGTATCACCATCGCCGAGGTCACGACCGAGGGCGTTGAGATCCACGAACACGAGGATATCGACGACGTCCTCGGTGGGGCCTAA
- the psmA gene encoding archaeal proteasome endopeptidase complex subunit alpha, which produces MQGQQQQAYDRGITIFSPDGRLYQVEYAREAVKRGTPSVGVRTAEGVVLAVDKRSRSELMEPDSIEKLHKVADHVGIASAGHVADARRLIDFARRRAQVEELRYEEPVGVEVLTKAVTDNIQQYTQMGGVRPFGAALLIGGVSDGEPRLFETDPSGTPNEWKAVAIGADRSDIQDYLEEHWTPELTLDEGIELALGALSHIREESLSAGELALAAIETETEAYRRLTEAEIADHLEAVTEEE; this is translated from the coding sequence ATGCAGGGTCAACAGCAGCAGGCCTACGACCGCGGGATCACCATCTTCTCCCCGGACGGACGGCTCTACCAGGTCGAGTACGCACGCGAAGCAGTCAAACGGGGCACTCCCTCTGTCGGGGTTCGAACCGCGGAGGGCGTGGTCCTCGCGGTCGACAAACGATCGCGTTCGGAGCTCATGGAACCGGACTCCATCGAGAAACTCCACAAAGTCGCCGATCACGTCGGCATCGCCAGCGCCGGCCACGTGGCCGACGCGCGCCGACTGATCGACTTCGCCCGTCGCCGGGCCCAGGTCGAGGAACTGCGCTACGAGGAGCCAGTCGGCGTCGAAGTCCTCACCAAGGCCGTGACCGACAACATCCAGCAGTACACCCAGATGGGCGGCGTGCGCCCGTTCGGGGCCGCCCTGCTGATCGGTGGGGTCTCCGACGGGGAACCCCGGCTCTTCGAGACCGATCCCAGTGGCACGCCGAACGAGTGGAAAGCCGTCGCCATCGGCGCGGATCGCTCGGACATCCAGGACTATCTGGAGGAACACTGGACACCGGAACTCACCCTGGATGAGGGGATCGAACTGGCCCTGGGCGCACTCTCCCACATCCGTGAGGAATCGCTTTCGGCCGGCGAACTGGCGCTGGCCGCTATCGAGACCGAGACCGAAGCCTATCGCCGACTCACGGAGGCTGAAATCGCCGATCACCTGGAGGCCGTCACGGAGGAAGAATGA
- a CDS encoding elongation factor EF-2 has product MGRRKKIVEQCERLMDQPEQIRNIAIAAHIDHGKTTLTDNLLAGAGMISEDLAGEQLAMDTEEDEQERGITIDAANVSMTHNYQDKDYLINLIDTPGHVDFGGDVTRAMRAVDGALVVVDAVEGTMPQTETVVRQALRENVKPALFINKVDRLINELQEGPEEMQERLQEVIRDVNELIRGMAEERYEEDNWKVSVQDGTVAFGSALYNWAISAPSMAETGIDFGDVIEMERNDKRAELHKQSPLSDVVLDMVAEHFPNPVDAQPDRIPTVWRGDDSTQLAEDMQMVNKDGEVVFMVTDISMDPHAGEIATGRVFSGTLREGQELYVSGTAGKNRLQSVGVFMGGEREEVDSVPAGNVASVTGLKDAIAGSTVSSVEMTPFESIEHISEPVITKSIEAQKMDDLPKLIKVLQQVSKEDPTIGVEINEDTGEHLISGQGELHLEVITQRIERNQGIPVRTGEPIVVYREAPTQESEEVQGISPNRHNRFYVTVEPLSDELIDTIKLGEASMDMPEQERREALQEAGMEKETSQNVEEIVGTNVFIDDTKGIQHLNETMELIIEGLEEALEDGPLAAEPVEGALIRLHDARLHEDAIHRGPAQVIPAMREAVHRALIDAEIRLLEPIQDVRIDVPSEHMGAASGEIQGRRGRVDDMYQEGDLMVVEGIAPVEEMIGFSSDIRSATEGRASWNTENAGFRVLVDNLQPEKITEIRERKGMKTELPESINYF; this is encoded by the coding sequence ATGGGCCGACGCAAGAAAATCGTCGAACAGTGTGAGCGGCTCATGGACCAACCGGAGCAGATCCGGAACATCGCTATTGCCGCTCACATCGATCACGGAAAGACCACGCTGACTGACAACCTCCTCGCTGGGGCCGGGATGATCTCCGAGGACCTGGCCGGCGAGCAACTCGCCATGGACACCGAGGAGGACGAGCAGGAGCGTGGCATCACCATCGACGCGGCGAACGTGTCGATGACACACAACTACCAGGACAAGGACTACCTGATCAACCTCATCGACACGCCGGGCCACGTCGACTTCGGGGGCGACGTCACCCGTGCCATGCGCGCGGTCGACGGGGCGCTCGTGGTGGTCGACGCGGTCGAGGGTACCATGCCTCAGACCGAGACGGTCGTCCGCCAGGCCCTGCGGGAGAACGTCAAGCCGGCACTCTTCATCAACAAGGTCGACCGCCTGATCAACGAGCTCCAGGAGGGGCCCGAGGAGATGCAGGAGCGGCTCCAGGAGGTCATTCGGGACGTCAACGAGCTCATCCGCGGGATGGCCGAAGAACGCTACGAGGAGGACAACTGGAAGGTCAGCGTCCAGGACGGCACCGTGGCCTTCGGCTCGGCACTCTACAACTGGGCGATCAGCGCGCCGTCGATGGCCGAGACGGGCATCGACTTCGGGGACGTCATCGAGATGGAGCGCAACGACAAGCGGGCCGAACTCCACAAGCAGTCCCCGCTCTCCGACGTCGTGCTCGACATGGTCGCCGAACACTTCCCCAACCCGGTCGACGCCCAGCCCGACCGGATTCCGACCGTCTGGCGTGGGGACGACTCTACCCAGCTGGCCGAGGACATGCAGATGGTCAACAAGGACGGCGAGGTCGTCTTCATGGTCACGGACATCTCGATGGACCCCCACGCGGGCGAGATCGCCACGGGGCGGGTCTTCTCCGGGACGCTCCGTGAGGGCCAGGAGCTGTACGTCTCCGGGACGGCCGGCAAGAACCGGCTCCAGTCTGTCGGGGTCTTCATGGGCGGCGAACGCGAGGAAGTCGATTCGGTTCCGGCCGGGAACGTCGCTTCGGTCACCGGCCTGAAGGACGCGATCGCCGGATCGACGGTCTCCTCGGTGGAGATGACGCCGTTCGAGTCCATCGAGCACATCTCCGAGCCGGTCATCACGAAGTCCATCGAGGCCCAGAAGATGGACGACCTCCCCAAGCTGATCAAGGTCCTCCAGCAGGTCTCCAAGGAGGACCCGACCATCGGGGTCGAGATCAACGAGGACACCGGCGAGCACCTGATCTCCGGGCAGGGCGAACTCCACCTGGAGGTCATCACCCAGCGCATCGAGCGCAACCAGGGCATTCCGGTTCGCACGGGCGAACCGATCGTCGTCTACCGTGAGGCCCCCACCCAGGAGTCCGAAGAGGTCCAGGGCATCTCGCCGAACCGTCACAACCGCTTCTACGTCACGGTCGAACCTCTCAGCGACGAGCTGATCGACACGATCAAGCTCGGCGAGGCCTCGATGGACATGCCCGAACAGGAGCGCCGTGAGGCCCTCCAGGAGGCGGGCATGGAGAAGGAGACCTCCCAGAACGTCGAGGAGATCGTCGGCACGAACGTCTTCATCGACGACACGAAGGGGATCCAGCACCTCAACGAGACGATGGAGCTCATCATCGAGGGCCTGGAGGAAGCCCTCGAAGACGGCCCGCTCGCGGCCGAACCGGTCGAGGGCGCGCTGATCCGACTCCACGACGCGCGGCTCCACGAGGACGCCATTCACCGTGGTCCCGCCCAGGTCATTCCGGCCATGCGCGAGGCCGTCCACCGGGCGCTCATCGACGCCGAGATCCGCCTGCTCGAACCGATCCAGGACGTCCGGATCGACGTTCCCTCCGAGCACATGGGCGCGGCTTCCGGCGAGATTCAGGGTCGCCGGGGACGGGTGGATGACATGTATCAGGAAGGCGACCTGATGGTCGTCGAGGGCATCGCCCCGGTCGAAGAGATGATCGGCTTCTCCTCGGACATTCGCTCGGCCACCGAGGGCCGTGCCTCCTGGAACACCGAGAACGCCGGCTTCCGGGTGCTGGTCGACAACCTCCAGCCCGAGAAGATCACCGAGATCCGCGAGCGCAAGGGCATGAAGACCGAACTGCCCGAGAGCATCAACTACTTCTAA
- a CDS encoding 30S ribosomal protein S7: protein MSEEADPEAETEAETDPEVEEEEETVSAELFGKWDVTGIQYTDPSTRRYISVTPVAHTMGRHAAKQFKKSEISVVERLANRLMQTEENTGKKQKTLKIVEEAFELIDERTEESPVQILVRAIENAAPREETVRLKYGGISVPKAVDTGPQRRVDQALKFLAEGTYGASFKTPTDVEEALAQQLIGAAEGDVQTYAVNQKEEKERVAAAAR, encoded by the coding sequence ATGTCCGAGGAAGCAGATCCCGAGGCCGAGACCGAGGCCGAAACGGACCCGGAAGTCGAGGAGGAAGAAGAGACCGTTTCTGCCGAGCTCTTCGGCAAGTGGGACGTGACCGGTATCCAGTACACGGACCCGAGCACTCGCCGGTACATCAGCGTGACTCCTGTGGCCCACACCATGGGCCGACACGCGGCCAAGCAGTTCAAGAAGTCGGAGATCTCCGTGGTCGAGCGACTGGCCAACCGGCTGATGCAGACCGAGGAGAACACCGGCAAGAAACAGAAGACCCTCAAGATCGTCGAGGAGGCCTTCGAGCTGATCGACGAGCGCACCGAGGAAAGCCCGGTGCAGATTCTGGTCCGCGCCATCGAGAACGCGGCCCCGCGTGAGGAGACCGTCCGCCTGAAGTACGGTGGCATCTCGGTCCCCAAGGCCGTGGACACGGGTCCACAGCGACGGGTCGACCAGGCACTGAAGTTCCTCGCCGAGGGCACCTATGGGGCGTCCTTCAAGACCCCGACCGACGTCGAGGAGGCACTCGCCCAGCAGCTCATCGGCGCTGCGGAAGGCGATGTGCAGACCTACGCGGTCAACCAGAAAGAAGAGAAAGAGCGCGTCGCGGCGGCGGCCCGCTAG
- a CDS encoding 30S ribosomal protein S12 produces the protein MSNGKYAARKLKKDRQNHRWSDSDYARRERGLRTKSDPLEGAPQARGIVLEKVGIEAKQPNSAIRKCVRVQLIKNGKQVTAFAPGDGAISFIDEHDEVTIAGIGGAKGGSMGDLSGVNYKVEKVNGVSLIELVRGNAEKPVR, from the coding sequence ATGTCGAACGGCAAGTACGCCGCCCGCAAACTCAAGAAGGACCGCCAGAACCACCGGTGGTCCGACTCCGATTACGCGCGGCGGGAGCGAGGCCTTCGCACCAAGTCCGACCCCCTGGAAGGTGCACCCCAGGCCCGTGGCATCGTCCTCGAAAAAGTCGGCATCGAAGCCAAGCAGCCAAACTCCGCGATCCGGAAGTGCGTGCGAGTCCAGCTGATCAAAAACGGCAAGCAGGTCACCGCCTTCGCCCCCGGCGACGGCGCGATCTCCTTCATCGACGAGCACGACGAGGTCACCATCGCCGGCATCGGTGGGGCCAAGGGTGGCTCGATGGGCGACCTCTCCGGTGTCAACTACAAGGTCGAGAAAGTCAACGGCGTCTCGCTCATCGAACTGGTGCGCGGAAACGCGGAGAAGCCGGTGCGATAA
- a CDS encoding NusA-like transcription termination signal-binding factor: protein MRVSLSDTARQYLVLFEDVTGATAVDCVLDEDHEQVLFVVAAGEMGQAIGPDGKRVKRLEARLGEDVELIEDAPTPEGFVANALAPAAVYNVTISENDDRVAYAEVDHEDHGIAIGEKGRNIEAAKRLAKRHFDVDDIQLT, encoded by the coding sequence ATGCGTGTCAGCCTCTCCGATACGGCACGGCAGTACCTCGTCCTCTTCGAGGACGTGACCGGGGCGACGGCCGTCGATTGCGTGCTCGACGAGGACCACGAGCAGGTCCTCTTCGTCGTGGCCGCCGGCGAGATGGGGCAGGCGATCGGGCCGGACGGCAAACGGGTCAAACGACTGGAGGCCCGTCTCGGGGAGGACGTAGAACTGATCGAGGACGCCCCCACCCCCGAGGGGTTCGTCGCGAACGCGCTCGCGCCCGCGGCGGTGTACAACGTGACGATTTCGGAGAACGACGACCGGGTCGCGTACGCCGAGGTTGATCACGAGGACCACGGCATCGCGATTGGCGAGAAGGGGCGCAACATCGAGGCCGCAAAGCGATTGGCAAAACGGCACTTCGACGTGGACGACATTCAGTTGACCTGA
- the rpoA2 gene encoding DNA-directed RNA polymerase subunit A'', translated as MTTITDDIEALVEDSDLTRRLKDEVYETIEERSVSTEEAAQIVDAVEAQYVDTRVDPLDPVGTVSAQSIGEPGTQMTMNTFHYAGVAEIDVTQGLPRLIELVDARKTPDTPMMTVHLDEEYATDRDRAHEVVWQIEATKILALGDISTNVADMIVRIDLNEDTLEERWPTVPDTAEVAAEIADVIRGELGVEVRRDGMILEFGPERPSYRELLQLVEQLRDVVFKGIEEVSRVVIRKEETEKGEEFVLYTEGSAFKDVLDIEGVDASRTTCNNIHEIYEVLGVEAAREAIIEETRDTLEEQGLGDVNIRHLMLVADIMTNEGTIESIGRHGISGNKKSVLARAAFEVTVNHLLDAAIHGEVDDLDGVIENVIVGKPVKLGTGDVDLRMRASRSD; from the coding sequence ATGACGACTATTACAGACGACATCGAGGCCCTCGTCGAGGATTCGGATCTCACGCGCCGCCTCAAAGACGAGGTCTACGAGACGATCGAGGAACGCTCCGTCTCCACGGAGGAGGCCGCACAGATCGTCGATGCGGTCGAGGCCCAGTACGTCGACACCCGGGTCGACCCGCTCGATCCGGTGGGCACCGTCTCCGCCCAGTCGATCGGGGAACCCGGAACGCAGATGACGATGAACACCTTCCACTACGCGGGCGTGGCTGAGATCGACGTCACGCAGGGCCTGCCACGACTGATCGAACTCGTGGACGCCCGGAAGACCCCGGATACCCCGATGATGACCGTCCATCTGGACGAGGAGTACGCGACCGACCGCGACCGGGCCCACGAGGTGGTCTGGCAGATCGAGGCGACGAAGATCCTCGCGCTGGGGGACATCTCGACGAACGTCGCGGACATGATCGTCCGCATCGACCTCAACGAGGACACACTCGAAGAGCGCTGGCCCACGGTGCCCGACACCGCTGAAGTCGCCGCCGAGATCGCCGACGTGATTCGGGGCGAACTCGGCGTGGAGGTCCGTCGCGACGGCATGATCCTGGAGTTCGGTCCCGAGCGGCCGAGCTACCGCGAACTCCTCCAGCTCGTCGAGCAGCTTCGGGACGTGGTGTTCAAGGGGATCGAGGAGGTCTCCCGGGTCGTCATCCGGAAGGAGGAGACCGAAAAGGGCGAGGAGTTCGTCCTCTACACCGAGGGCTCGGCGTTCAAGGACGTCCTCGACATCGAGGGTGTTGATGCCTCCCGGACGACGTGTAACAACATCCACGAGATCTACGAGGTCCTTGGCGTTGAGGCCGCCCGCGAGGCCATCATCGAGGAGACCCGGGACACCCTCGAGGAACAGGGCCTTGGCGACGTGAACATCCGCCACCTCATGCTGGTCGCGGACATCATGACCAACGAGGGGACGATCGAGTCGATCGGCCGCCACGGCATCTCGGGCAACAAGAAGAGCGTGCTTGCGCGGGCCGCCTTCGAGGTGACGGTGAACCACCTTCTCGATGCGGCCATCCACGGCGAGGTCGACGATCTGGACGGCGTGATCGAGAACGTCATCGTCGGCAAGCCGGTAAAACTCGGGACTGGCGACGTCGACCTGCGGATGCGGGCGAGTCGCTCGGACTGA